A genomic region of Mitsuaria sp. 7 contains the following coding sequences:
- a CDS encoding BON domain-containing protein, with the protein MTHVSRPTALSLLLPAVVAAVALTACGREDDGRTAGQRLDDGISKMEQKSEAARQDTAQAMDKAGAKMERAADKAGAAIDDAQITTSIKASLAGDPKLSALDVKVETEKGHVTLDGTAPDLAARDRAGSMALAAKGVQSVNNRIKVNG; encoded by the coding sequence ATGACCCACGTTTCCCGCCCCACCGCCCTGTCCCTGCTGCTGCCCGCCGTGGTGGCCGCCGTTGCCCTGACCGCTTGCGGTCGTGAGGATGATGGTCGCACCGCCGGCCAGCGTCTGGACGACGGCATCTCCAAGATGGAACAGAAGTCCGAGGCCGCACGGCAGGACACCGCGCAGGCCATGGACAAGGCCGGCGCCAAGATGGAACGGGCCGCCGACAAGGCCGGTGCTGCCATCGACGATGCCCAGATCACCACGTCCATCAAGGCCTCGCTGGCCGGCGATCCCAAGCTGAGCGCGCTCGACGTCAAGGTCGAGACCGAAAAGGGCCATGTGACGCTGGACGGCACCGCGCCGGATCTGGCCGCGCGTGACCGCGCCGGCTCGATGGCCCTGGCCGCCAAGGGCGTCCAGTCGGTGAACAACCGGATCAAGGTCAACGGCTGA